Proteins encoded by one window of Helicobacter sp. 11S03491-1:
- a CDS encoding HyaD/HybD family hydrogenase maturation endopeptidase: MKILILGIGNILFGDEGIGVHLCNFLKLNYAFRGDHDIDIIDGGTMAQMLIPIITSYDKVLILDCVSVDNEKIGEVYYFDFDNVPNTITWAGSAHEVEMLQTLKLTQLLGDLPPVKIIGIVPQVIGEQTAFRLSEEVKKGAVVAEKLAVGYLLDLGVEVEKIGNKDLQEIANFSFRGY; encoded by the coding sequence TTGAAAATTTTAATTTTGGGGATTGGGAATATACTTTTTGGAGATGAGGGCATAGGTGTTCATCTTTGTAATTTCTTGAAACTTAATTATGCCTTTAGAGGTGATCATGATATTGATATTATTGATGGAGGGACAATGGCGCAGATGTTAATCCCTATTATCACTTCTTATGATAAGGTTTTGATTCTTGATTGTGTGAGTGTGGATAATGAAAAAATAGGGGAAGTTTATTATTTTGATTTTGATAATGTCCCTAACACGATTACTTGGGCAGGAAGCGCTCATGAGGTTGAAATGCTCCAAACTCTTAAACTTACTCAACTTTTAGGTGATCTCCCACCTGTAAAGATTATTGGCATTGTTCCCCAAGTCATTGGAGAACAAACTGCTTTTAGGCTTTCTGAGGAGGTTAAAAAGGGCGCTGTTGTAGCAGAAAAGTTAGCTGTTGGATATCTTTTAGATTTGGGGGTTGAGGTAGAAAAAATCGGCAATAAAGATCTTCAAGAAATTGCTAATTTTTCTTTTAGGGGTTATTAG
- the cybH gene encoding Ni/Fe-hydrogenase, b-type cytochrome subunit encodes MKNSITSNGKKFQAYKEFSGLTRIFHWIRAFAIFGLIFTGFYIAFPFLQSQPSPQPTNFLQAYIRSWHLFLGFALIGVSIFRLYLFIFDRASRLERVSFYQCLSPKVWIEQIKVYLWVGKHPHIKGAYNPLQFVTYFILAVLTLIICLTGVVLYYNVYHNGLGSVLEDYFKWFEVMCGGLANVRLIHHIVTWAFIIFIPVHIYMVIWNSLKYPNGGADAMISGLRYKKIEKVNN; translated from the coding sequence ATGAAAAACTCAATAACTTCAAATGGGAAAAAGTTCCAAGCTTATAAAGAATTTTCAGGACTTACCAGAATATTTCACTGGATAAGAGCATTTGCGATTTTTGGACTTATTTTTACAGGTTTTTATATTGCATTTCCATTTTTGCAATCTCAACCAAGCCCACAACCAACTAATTTTTTGCAAGCTTATATTAGGAGTTGGCATTTATTTTTAGGATTTGCTCTTATTGGCGTATCTATTTTTAGGCTTTATTTGTTTATTTTTGACAGAGCCAGCAGATTAGAGAGAGTCTCATTTTACCAATGTCTCTCTCCAAAAGTTTGGATTGAGCAAATCAAAGTTTATCTTTGGGTAGGCAAACACCCTCACATTAAAGGAGCTTATAATCCTTTACAATTTGTAACTTATTTTATTTTGGCTGTATTAACCTTAATAATTTGTCTTACAGGTGTTGTTTTGTATTATAATGTTTATCATAATGGTTTAGGCAGTGTGCTTGAGGATTATTTTAAATGGTTTGAGGTAATGTGTGGGGGACTTGCAAATGTGAGGTTAATCCATCATATTGTTACATGGGCATTTATTATTTTTATTCCTGTGCATATTTATATGGTTATATGGAATTCTCTAAAATATCCTAATGGTGGAGCAGATGCTATGATTAGTGGTCTGAGATACAAAAAGATTGAAAAAGTAAATAATTGA